One Fuerstiella marisgermanici DNA window includes the following coding sequences:
- a CDS encoding mechanosensitive ion channel domain-containing protein — MDAINHIPAARFSMLGRSRRGAGRRFLPAFTKVSTVVVACLLLVSACGMAAAQELTQPPSSAPATVSSDAALTVASLQARRKAVEEDGSLDDALRADVIEVLDTSIASLQQQQTWLDKTASLQESTENVSTRLAETRAELEAPTPEVAEPSESADLATVQQQLQQAEEQLRQAEADKQKFEQEDIHRTKRRTESPAELTAAKMALETLKAEKADDPANDGLHPQLRAANQTLLATRRQMLTARINFLERELPIYDATSALLAAKRSLAARRVAVARRTVTAWQEHVNEQRMSEAESNLQQATELVGRASPAALPIAKEVRELADNLVAVRTSLTRDIATASRQITQLEKQTERLSTEFDKITARTEVAGLTNSVGVLLQKLNSSLPNQRNLSTDIADRQVLISDVHIDRIEYQNQRSEVSDVEDLAERYASREVNGTSENERRELRDEFRKLLQMKGRLLDGVISDLSSYLDRLATLDANQRTLLDQTVIQADYIAEHVLWVRSTTPVNTAFARQLPVALTRLKNELAESGQLLLNDAFGRPQLWLLAVLAGIALLVSRQKFVTRIRDCGHAAQRKYTTTMRPSFVAIWLTALVAFVWPGILWFIGWRLASGSRTAFEAALGTAFQSSAALTFVLDSLRHVCRPHGLGIAHFGWPPRSVNTVRMSIRLLIFIGVPLAALFVLMDRSGDDLYRSSVGRLALMASLVTLAFAQHRIFRSHSPFIDEASATTLQGWVSKTRIAWYALGVGLPLVLVVMAAAGYLYTARQLAIKMVQSGGLLVAVVLLAALLKRWQLVTYRGLAMKQARERRAALLQEAENAAGEDEDVELPALEEEVETLSDSNVRLGKLLSVVFTSAVIVGLIVIWSDVMPAIGILSRFELWDSSIPQEVVDGVETYPVITMREISMAIALLALTLFSASNIPGLLEFSILQRLPLDSGTRYATSTVVRYAITVIGVAFSFRLIGLGWSNIQWLVAAMTVGLGFGLQEIFANFVSGLILLFERPIRIGDTVTVGDVTGTVTRIRIRATTIVDWDRKELVVPNREFVTGQLINWTLSDSVLRVVATVGIAYGSDTRLATELLYKVADDNPNVLDEPAPRVIFRSFGDSTLDFDLRCFVSSPQMYRNIPHDLNLAIDDLFREHNIEIAFPQRDLHVRSVPERLVPESRSGDSQSS, encoded by the coding sequence ATGGATGCGATCAACCACATCCCTGCGGCGCGCTTTTCTATGCTGGGCCGCAGCCGACGCGGCGCTGGCCGTCGGTTCTTACCGGCGTTTACGAAGGTGTCGACGGTGGTCGTTGCCTGCCTGTTGCTGGTGTCCGCCTGCGGCATGGCGGCAGCTCAGGAATTGACTCAGCCCCCAAGTTCCGCCCCGGCCACAGTTAGCTCGGACGCTGCTCTGACAGTCGCATCTTTGCAGGCGCGGCGAAAAGCGGTCGAAGAAGATGGTTCGCTGGACGATGCGCTGCGTGCCGACGTGATTGAAGTGCTGGACACATCCATCGCTTCGCTGCAGCAGCAACAAACATGGCTGGACAAAACGGCCAGCCTTCAGGAATCCACCGAAAATGTAAGCACCCGTTTGGCAGAAACGCGTGCTGAGCTGGAAGCACCGACGCCGGAAGTTGCCGAACCATCGGAATCCGCCGACCTGGCCACCGTTCAGCAGCAGCTTCAACAGGCGGAAGAACAACTGCGGCAGGCCGAAGCCGACAAACAGAAGTTTGAACAGGAAGACATTCACCGGACGAAACGCCGCACCGAATCTCCTGCGGAGCTAACGGCCGCCAAAATGGCTTTGGAAACTCTGAAAGCAGAAAAGGCGGATGATCCCGCCAACGATGGTTTGCATCCTCAATTGCGTGCGGCCAATCAGACGCTGCTGGCGACCCGTCGGCAAATGCTGACCGCTCGAATTAACTTTCTGGAACGTGAGCTACCGATCTACGACGCCACGTCTGCACTGCTGGCCGCTAAACGAAGCCTCGCAGCACGACGCGTCGCGGTGGCTCGAAGAACAGTCACCGCGTGGCAGGAACACGTCAACGAACAAAGGATGTCGGAAGCGGAATCAAATCTGCAGCAGGCGACCGAACTGGTTGGCCGGGCGTCACCAGCTGCGCTACCGATTGCGAAGGAAGTCCGCGAACTCGCTGACAACCTGGTCGCCGTGCGAACTTCGCTAACACGCGACATCGCCACTGCCAGCCGTCAAATTACGCAATTGGAAAAGCAAACGGAGCGGCTGAGCACTGAATTCGACAAGATCACAGCTCGTACGGAAGTGGCGGGGCTAACGAATTCCGTGGGTGTGCTGCTGCAAAAGCTGAATTCGAGTCTGCCGAATCAGAGAAACCTGTCGACCGACATAGCCGATCGACAGGTTCTGATTTCCGATGTCCACATTGATCGCATTGAGTATCAAAACCAGCGGTCAGAAGTTTCTGATGTGGAAGACCTGGCCGAAAGATACGCCAGTCGCGAAGTAAACGGCACTTCTGAAAACGAACGCCGCGAACTGCGTGATGAATTCCGTAAGCTGCTGCAGATGAAGGGGCGATTGCTGGACGGTGTCATCAGCGATCTCAGCAGCTATCTCGACCGCCTCGCCACGCTCGACGCGAACCAGCGCACGCTGTTGGATCAAACCGTCATTCAGGCCGACTACATTGCGGAACACGTCCTGTGGGTTCGCAGCACCACACCCGTTAACACGGCCTTCGCACGGCAACTTCCCGTCGCGTTAACACGTCTTAAGAACGAGCTGGCCGAATCCGGGCAGCTGCTGCTGAACGATGCCTTCGGTCGCCCCCAGCTATGGTTGCTGGCAGTGCTGGCGGGAATCGCCCTGTTAGTCAGTCGCCAAAAGTTTGTGACCAGGATTCGGGACTGCGGCCACGCGGCTCAACGAAAATACACCACGACGATGCGGCCAAGTTTTGTCGCAATCTGGTTAACCGCGCTGGTGGCCTTCGTCTGGCCTGGAATTCTATGGTTCATCGGCTGGCGACTGGCAAGCGGCAGTCGCACAGCCTTCGAAGCCGCGCTGGGAACAGCCTTTCAGTCGTCCGCCGCGCTGACCTTTGTACTGGATTCGCTGCGACACGTGTGCCGTCCGCACGGACTTGGAATCGCTCATTTCGGATGGCCTCCACGCAGCGTCAACACCGTGCGCATGTCAATCCGCCTTCTGATTTTCATCGGCGTCCCCCTGGCGGCACTCTTCGTACTAATGGACCGTAGCGGCGACGACTTGTACCGCAGTTCCGTCGGCCGACTCGCTCTGATGGCCTCACTGGTTACTCTTGCCTTCGCCCAGCACAGAATCTTTCGCTCGCACAGCCCCTTCATCGATGAGGCGTCCGCCACGACGCTTCAGGGTTGGGTTAGCAAAACGCGGATTGCCTGGTACGCCCTGGGAGTCGGCTTGCCGCTGGTTTTGGTCGTCATGGCGGCCGCCGGGTATTTGTACACGGCCCGGCAGCTTGCCATCAAAATGGTACAAAGCGGTGGGCTGCTGGTCGCCGTCGTGCTGCTGGCGGCGTTGCTAAAACGATGGCAATTGGTCACCTACCGAGGCCTGGCCATGAAGCAGGCGCGGGAGCGTCGAGCGGCTTTGCTGCAGGAAGCCGAAAATGCGGCGGGCGAAGATGAAGACGTTGAACTTCCGGCTCTGGAAGAAGAAGTGGAAACCCTGTCTGACAGCAACGTACGGCTGGGCAAACTTCTAAGCGTCGTGTTCACAAGTGCAGTGATTGTCGGGTTAATTGTCATCTGGAGTGACGTGATGCCGGCGATCGGAATCCTGTCACGATTCGAACTGTGGGACAGCAGCATTCCTCAGGAAGTCGTCGACGGCGTCGAAACGTATCCTGTAATCACGATGCGGGAAATATCCATGGCGATCGCCCTACTAGCGCTGACGCTGTTTTCTGCATCGAACATTCCCGGCCTGCTGGAATTTTCGATCCTGCAGCGGCTGCCGCTGGATTCCGGAACGCGGTACGCCACCAGCACGGTCGTGCGCTACGCCATCACCGTCATTGGTGTGGCATTCAGTTTTCGGCTGATCGGTTTGGGCTGGTCCAACATTCAATGGCTGGTGGCGGCGATGACGGTCGGCCTGGGCTTCGGCCTGCAGGAAATCTTCGCAAACTTTGTATCCGGATTGATTCTGCTGTTTGAACGACCGATTCGCATTGGCGACACGGTGACCGTCGGCGACGTCACAGGCACGGTCACCCGAATTCGCATTCGAGCCACCACTATTGTGGACTGGGACCGGAAGGAGCTAGTGGTGCCAAATCGCGAATTTGTGACGGGGCAGCTCATCAATTGGACGCTATCCGATTCGGTATTGCGGGTCGTCGCGACCGTTGGAATCGCATACGGATCAGACACGCGGCTGGCAACAGAACTTCTGTACAAAGTGGCGGACGACAACCCCAACGTGCTGGACGAACCGGCGCCGCGAGTCATCTTTCGTTCCTTCGGCGACAGCACGCTGGATTTCGATCTACGCTGTTTTGTGTCGTCGCCGCAGATGTACCGCAACATCCCTCATGACCTGAATCTGGCCATTGATGACTTGTTCCGCGAACACAATATTGAGATCGCCTTTCCACAGCGAGACCTGCATGTGCGAAGCGTGCCGGAACGGCTTGTTCCGGAGAGTCGTTCCGGGGACAGCCAGTCCAGTTGA